A window of Argopecten irradians isolate NY chromosome 14, Ai_NY, whole genome shotgun sequence contains these coding sequences:
- the LOC138307468 gene encoding uncharacterized protein translates to MAEGGLLPEHKPVNGKTTTSPSRLLDCPICLEQMLQPKSLPCLHSFCEKCLGTYIVKDLSGEMAAATSFPCPVCRTITSPVDPSESKESWARQFSSNDLVQDVNVTETMSNIRPFCGLCKKTKNIETPASYLCKQDGTLFCKSCKTNAHDFFHEICDIVTVDGTTLKKPSSKICVTHNEKMEWYCRDHMMIRCNTCIIIEHRRCDVVTTVKEFCEKQTEHSSLYEMKKSLGMAVKSLELMVKAFDDRDEFMEQNQDDGLKSISDLRQRINTHLDKKEEEITQEMISKHKAEKEKVNGTRQRCSRLKISIENTTEASTTAVQREDHIEMIQLFHRGQTELRACNDLIDDISASKSVTIKHDINSNLVTFDQTSPLSMGRIFIEKQSCNIPDEVGYLQNQDLLSDRCARKVKQCTIQIPSDQGKCDVRGVLLMANGSMIISDFQNCKLKLFSFEGQCLNDLKIEGYPRDVFLLDDVTVAVAVSVGQPGIHVVKVQDDVLTLSNVIKVHSFTECYGIAIKDGNWVISSKSNIYKVDQDGKAERIYILPGTSAYLASSPDRGHVFASLINSAVGDVSISKLSTNKQTCVSRVGMVMNALGIDTDRDGNLYVCGQGSNNVVQMSPYGTRIRELLTSKDGINRPRAISVCGDRFIVSNQSSTYQDIVHVYQLY, encoded by the coding sequence ATGGCGGAAGGCGGACTTCTACCGGAACATAAACCAGTCAATGGCAAAACCACTACGTCACCCAGTCGTCTGCTCGACTGTCCTATATGTCTGGAGCAGATGCTACAACCGAAGTCTCTTCCTTGTTTACATTCTTTCTGTGAGAAATGTCTCGGCACCTACATCGTCAAAGACTTATCAGGTGAGATGGCGGCCGCCACCTCTTTCCCCTGTCCTGTTTGTAGGACGATCACATCACCTGTCGATCCCTCTGAAAGTAAGGAATCTTGGGCACGACAGTTTTCATCCAACGACCTCGTTCAGGATGTGAACGTCACAGAGACAATGTCAAATATACGTCCGTTTTGTGGCTTATgtaaaaagacaaaaaacaTCGAAACGCCCGCTTCGTATTTGTGTAAACAGGATGGAACTTTGTTTTGCAAATCGTGTAAGACAAACGCACATGATTTTTTCCACGAAATTTGTGATATCGTAACCGTCGATGGCACGACACTGAAGAAACCTTCATCAAAGATATGTGTCACACACAACGAGAAGATGGAATGGTATTGCAGGGATCATATGATGATCAGGTGTAATACATGCATTATCATAGAACACCGACGCTGTGACGTAGTGACGACTGTGAAAGAATTCTGTGAAAAACAGACGGAACACTCCAGTCTATACGAGATGAAAAAGTCTCTCGGAATGGCAGTTAAATCTTTAGAGCTAATGGTGAAAGCTTTTGATGATCGAGACGAGTTCATGGAACAGAACCAAGATGATGGTTTGAAGAGTATTTCGGACCTACGACAGAGAATCAACACCCATCTCGACAAGAAGGAAGAGGAGATAACTCAAGAAATGATATCGAAACACAAAGCTGAGAAAGAGAAGGTTAATGGTACCAGACAAAGGTGTAGCAGACTAAAGATTTCCATTGAGAATACAACAGAAGCGTCAACGACAGCTGTTCAGAGAGAGGATCATATCGAGATGATACAACTGTTCCATCGCGGTCAGACAGAGCTCCGAGCCTGTAACGACCTGATTGACGACATATCCGCCTCCAAGTCGGTCACTATAAAACATGATATTAACTCTAACCTTGTTACATTTGACCAGACTAGTCCATTGTCCATGGGAAGAATCTTTATTGAAAAACAATCGTGCAACATTCCTGATGAGGTTGGATATTTACAAAACCAGGACCTGCTTTCTGATCGCTGCGCACGGAAAGTCAAACAATGTACAATTCAGATTCCTTCTGATCAGGGAAAATGCGATGTACGTGGCGTTTTGCTAATGGCAAATGGGAGTATGATCATCAGTGACTTTCAGAACTGCAAACTAAAACTATTTTCTTTCGAAGGACAATGTTTGAATGACCTAAAAATTGAAGGATACCCGCGTGACGTATTTCTATTGGATGACGTCACAGTGGCGGTCGCTGTATCTGTTGGGCAACCCGGTATACATGTCGTCAAAGTACAGGACGACGTGCTGACGCTGTCCAATGTTATAAAAGTACATAGTTTTACTGAGTGTTATGGCATAGCGATTAAAGATGGAAACTGGGTGATAAGTTCAAAAAGCAACATTTATAAAGTAGATCAGGACGGTAAGGCCGAACGTATTTACATCTTACCAGGTACAAGTGCTTATCTTGCGTCTAGTCCAGATAGAGGACACGTATTCGCCAGTCTCATAAACTCAGCAGTGGGTGATGTCTCAATAAGCAAACTATCAACCAATAAGCAGACTTGTGTTTCGCGTGTTGGAATGGTCATGAATGCATTGGGTATAGACACAGACCGTGACGGGAATCTGTACGTCTGTGGTCAAGGGTCGAACAACGTGGTACAGATGTCTCCATACGGGACACGGATCAGAGAACTGCTGACGTCAAAGGATGGGATCAACAGACCCAGGGCTATATCTGTATGTGGGGATAGATTCATAGTCTCAAACCAGTCATCAACTTATCAGgacatagtacatgtataccagctgtaTTGA